One Desulfobulbus oligotrophicus DNA segment encodes these proteins:
- a CDS encoding radical SAM protein has translation MPEKHPRSVPALLFADPAGHIIDYNGLTMAGSSAGQFYKPQLEDLIELPPGSELFRLPDRLPVGIDPNSGEPTLLATNPYTPGDPIQAVAAFMAPAHTAIYTAAYQTCSPKPALLPLFSYTAVGWADGKMWVTGFRSDADQRQDADQFDHKLLKRRTLSHLGKHQHNRLIQHLGKCCLTYGCPAARNYFLRRWEAPLPTSPVCNAACAGCISLQPSGSCPSTQDRISFIPTAREIAEIAVPHLKLAPRAIASFGQGCEGEPLLQANLLEKSVRLIRSQTDRGTLNLNTNGSLPDAVKQLARAGLDSIRISLNSAQSDKHRAYYRPKGFSLTDVCRSITVMKQFRRHVSLNYFVLPGCTDDPQEFTALCNLISEFQPDFLQLRNLNMDPEFYLQVINHQPQQPPLGIRQWLQQLRHRFPSLGFGYFNPPISFE, from the coding sequence ATGCCGGAGAAACATCCAAGAAGTGTTCCTGCCTTACTCTTTGCCGATCCAGCCGGGCATATAATCGATTACAACGGTTTGACAATGGCCGGCAGTTCTGCAGGTCAATTTTACAAACCGCAACTTGAAGATCTCATTGAACTCCCCCCTGGCAGCGAGCTGTTCCGTTTACCTGATCGACTCCCGGTCGGCATCGACCCCAACAGTGGAGAACCGACACTCCTTGCGACTAACCCCTATACTCCGGGAGATCCTATTCAGGCAGTTGCCGCTTTTATGGCCCCTGCCCATACGGCCATTTACACGGCAGCTTATCAGACATGCAGCCCTAAGCCGGCTCTTCTCCCGCTTTTTTCTTATACTGCTGTAGGATGGGCCGATGGCAAGATGTGGGTCACAGGATTTCGTAGCGATGCGGATCAACGGCAGGATGCCGATCAGTTTGACCACAAACTCCTTAAACGGCGGACCCTCAGCCACCTGGGGAAACATCAACACAACCGACTCATTCAACATCTCGGTAAATGCTGCCTCACGTACGGATGCCCGGCTGCCCGCAATTATTTTTTAAGACGCTGGGAGGCACCGCTTCCCACTTCTCCTGTATGCAACGCAGCATGTGCCGGGTGTATTTCATTACAACCGTCCGGCAGCTGCCCATCAACACAAGACCGCATATCTTTTATTCCCACTGCCCGGGAAATTGCAGAAATCGCTGTTCCTCATCTGAAGCTGGCGCCGAGAGCCATTGCCAGCTTCGGACAGGGGTGCGAAGGTGAACCACTTCTCCAGGCGAATCTGCTGGAAAAAAGTGTCCGTCTCATTCGTTCTCAAACAGACCGCGGTACACTCAATCTCAACACAAACGGCAGCCTTCCCGATGCAGTAAAACAGCTTGCCAGAGCTGGTCTCGACTCTATCCGTATTTCTCTTAACAGTGCACAGTCTGACAAACATAGAGCATATTACCGACCGAAGGGATTCTCATTGACTGATGTCTGCCGATCCATAACAGTCATGAAGCAATTCAGGCGACATGTCTCACTTAATTATTTTGTGCTGCCGGGCTGTACCGATGATCCCCAGGAGTTCACTGCACTCTGCAACTTGATCAGCGAATTTCAACCTGATTTTTTACAGTTGCGTAATCTTAACATGGATCCGGAATTTTACCTCCAGGTCATCAACCACCAGCCTCAGCAACCACCATTGGGCATCAGGCAATGGCTACAGCAATTACGACACAGGTTTCCATCACTGGGATTTGGCTACTTTAACCCACCCATATCTTTTGAGTAA
- the glgP gene encoding alpha-glucan family phosphorylase, translated as MNLPVTTLATGVEQMICSNQFGTFFGVSQVVFDEVWNRLVDPHRANVAYISMEIGADPDVFHPVRDVLKQAGIFSSSRPMVNDFLNKYFHGPRKIPNYSGGLGVLAGDTLKSFADLHIPVFAISLLYREGYFSQFVDSKVGQIDHATRWAPESTPTLFQLRDPHEPTEPLTISVPFFNGQLKPTLVSAHVWMKLEISDKLDYFVPEFLIDYCLPGAPAWVTDSAHQLYNAKSTIIKANQRRMLGSAILPLLDVLRFSTDTIHLNEQHGATVILHLILQELQTTLGDDFLEQMTDANIITAAEKVSRKIVYTIHTPVKAGHDRFSRHLYSTISHSVFDRILNLLAHDTDVPHEYNFTAMAMRINRSINSVSRLHRDVTKKQFPEFGHKIKAITNGVHHLTWISDQRAACFDRIPSLQTWRSDPGCFRTITPECELQLRPMLQSAWHEDNRQLIQYVNNMLRTHREQMVETWIDPPNHLSNVPENEWLRPGVFTIGFARRFSTYKRADLILDDIARLSDILITHNWPVNFLFAGKAHPADEPGKSVLKLILDNQEELFVRSRGLGKLVFIPGYDMQVAKMMVSGVHAWLNNPKRPLEASGTSGMKAAMNGAPNISIMDGWWVEGYHGGQTGWKFGYEGPVEKADLSEAPDALLYTEDASAFYDLLPSILQTFYERPDDYMKKALNNLRLNIPIFNTHRMAAEYVNQYSLQLAPEVRDKIDLLSQLYTSEENASNQQAVVRNLANP; from the coding sequence ATGAACCTTCCTGTAACAACACTCGCCACTGGCGTTGAGCAAATGATCTGCTCAAATCAATTCGGTACATTTTTCGGCGTCAGTCAAGTCGTTTTTGACGAAGTCTGGAACAGGCTTGTTGACCCACACAGGGCCAATGTAGCATATATATCAATGGAAATAGGGGCTGATCCGGATGTCTTCCATCCGGTTCGCGATGTCTTGAAGCAAGCTGGAATATTTTCCTCATCCCGTCCCATGGTGAATGATTTCCTGAATAAATATTTTCATGGGCCGCGAAAAATACCCAATTACAGTGGAGGGTTAGGTGTACTTGCCGGTGATACCCTCAAAAGTTTCGCTGATCTGCACATTCCGGTCTTCGCCATAAGTCTTCTTTACCGCGAAGGGTATTTCTCTCAGTTCGTTGATTCAAAGGTCGGTCAGATTGATCATGCAACGCGCTGGGCCCCTGAAAGTACCCCCACCTTGTTTCAATTACGTGATCCTCACGAGCCGACAGAACCACTGACGATTTCCGTTCCTTTTTTTAACGGCCAGTTAAAGCCGACGCTTGTCTCTGCTCACGTGTGGATGAAACTGGAGATCTCTGACAAACTTGACTATTTTGTTCCGGAATTTTTGATTGATTACTGTTTACCAGGGGCACCGGCATGGGTAACAGACTCGGCTCATCAACTGTACAATGCTAAATCAACCATCATCAAAGCAAATCAACGCCGTATGCTCGGCTCGGCAATCTTGCCGCTTCTCGATGTCCTTAGATTCAGCACTGACACAATCCACCTTAATGAACAGCACGGCGCCACCGTTATCCTTCATCTGATCCTTCAAGAGCTGCAGACCACTTTGGGAGACGATTTCCTGGAGCAGATGACGGACGCCAATATAATAACAGCTGCCGAAAAAGTCTCCCGAAAGATAGTTTATACTATCCACACTCCGGTCAAGGCCGGGCATGATCGTTTCTCACGCCACCTTTATTCAACCATCAGCCACAGTGTTTTTGATCGTATCCTCAACCTGCTGGCTCATGATACCGACGTCCCTCATGAGTATAATTTTACAGCCATGGCGATGCGGATCAACCGATCAATCAACAGCGTCAGCCGGCTGCACCGGGATGTTACAAAAAAACAGTTCCCCGAATTTGGTCACAAAATAAAGGCAATCACCAACGGAGTGCACCACTTAACCTGGATCAGTGATCAACGGGCCGCCTGCTTTGACCGCATACCTTCCCTTCAGACGTGGCGCAGTGACCCCGGTTGTTTTCGGACCATTACTCCTGAATGCGAGCTGCAATTACGTCCAATGCTTCAATCGGCATGGCATGAGGACAACCGCCAACTGATCCAATATGTCAACAATATGCTGAGAACCCATAGGGAGCAGATGGTTGAAACGTGGATCGACCCCCCTAACCATCTTTCAAACGTACCGGAGAACGAATGGCTCCGGCCGGGTGTCTTTACAATTGGGTTTGCCAGAAGATTTTCAACCTATAAAAGAGCAGATCTCATTCTAGACGATATCGCCCGCCTGTCCGACATCCTGATAACTCACAACTGGCCGGTTAACTTTCTTTTTGCCGGCAAGGCACACCCTGCTGATGAGCCGGGAAAATCTGTCCTCAAGCTCATTCTCGACAACCAGGAAGAACTGTTTGTCCGGAGCAGAGGACTGGGCAAGCTTGTGTTCATACCCGGATATGACATGCAGGTTGCCAAGATGATGGTCAGTGGCGTGCATGCCTGGCTGAACAACCCAAAGCGCCCGCTCGAGGCGAGCGGGACGAGCGGCATGAAAGCAGCCATGAACGGTGCGCCCAATATCAGTATTATGGACGGTTGGTGGGTAGAGGGTTATCATGGGGGCCAGACTGGCTGGAAGTTCGGGTACGAAGGCCCGGTCGAAAAGGCTGATCTCAGCGAAGCACCGGATGCCCTTCTCTATACGGAGGACGCGTCGGCTTTTTATGACCTGCTCCCTTCAATCCTGCAGACTTTTTATGAAAGACCAGATGATTATATGAAAAAAGCATTAAACAATCTGCGTCTTAATATCCCGATCTTCAATACCCACAGGATGGCGGCAGAATACGTCAACCAGTACTCCCTTCAATTAGCCCCTGAGGTAAGAGACAAAATAGACTTATTAAGCCAACTGTACACAAGTGAGGAAAACGCTTCAAACCAGCAGGCAGTGGTCAGGAATCTTGCCAATCCGTAA